The DNA region TACTATAACTTTTACTTTACTTCCCGCACTACTACAACAGCTATACGAATTTCCCCGTCGCCTACCAAGCTGGATCGATTCTGGACAGGCACAGTTACAGGCTTGGAAAATTTGGGCAACTGACAAAAATCTGCCCTTCGATGTTACCGCTTCGATCGTTCAACTAGAAGAACGTTTTGCTACCGAAGTAAGGGCTTTACCCAGCTACGTCATCAATTTTTTAATTGGAGTATTTGACAGCAGTTTAGAACTTTTAATAACAGTAGTATTGACTTTCTATTTCTTAATTCATGGCAATCGCTTTTGGGCGGGAATTTGGCAATGGTTGCCCGATGATTGGGGCGATCGGGTTGAGTCATCTCTCAAACAAAGCTTTGAAAATTATTTTATCGGTCAAGCTACAATCGCTCTTTTAATGAGTGTCAGTATTACTACAGCATTTTTATTGCTCAAAGTACCCTTTGGTTTACTATTTGGTCTGGCAATTGGGGCTTTAGTACTAGTTCCTTTAGGAGATATTTTAGGCATCCTTAGCGTTAGTTTATTGATGGGACTTAGAAGTGTTGGGTTAGGAATAGAAGTTTTAGTAGTAGCAATTGTTATCGACCAGGCGATCGATAATACTCTCGCACCGCGTATTTTTGGTAGTTTGGTCGGGCTTAACCCTATTTGGATTATTATTTCTTTGTTGTTAGGGGCTAAATTAGGCGGGATTCTAGGTTTAATTTTAGCCGTACCTTTAGCAGGAGCGATTAAAAGAATTGCAGAAAGTGGACGAATTAGTGAACAATGAACAATCCGTCTGACAATCGAAGTTCGGATGTTACCATCTTTACTATTACGAGTAATGCACGCTAATATCTAAGTATATACGAAACGTATATTTCGCTACAAAACGGAGGTAAATATGACTATTATTAGCAAAGCAACTCGCCACAATAGAAATTGGACTAATCAAACACTTGTCAACTTAAGCCAAAACTTAGGTCAAGCTTACTGCCCTGGATTAGACAACGCTAAATCGAGTCAAAGGTCTGATTCTTGGACTACAGACAAGTTTATTGAAATGAGCAGAAATTTAAGTTCGGCATATGGTGTAGACTTCTAGTTCATTAGCAGAAGATCGAATGTGTAAGGTAACAAAATGCGTAACTTGATTCAAAGCTTGTCAGCAGGTATGATTTTCTCTCTTTTCTCTACAGCAGTCTATGCAGAGAGAATTTCTACTCACGTACTCGATGTTTTTGATGTAGAAGATCCAGAAGAACACTATCACGTACCAGTAGTTGTCAGTCCCTACGGCTACAGTACTTATTGTGGAAATTAATCTTTGTAACGTTAGTTTGGATTGAGTAAATTAAATTATTGACAAAAATAACTGCTATTACTTTTTATCCTGAAGATTAAGTTTGTCTTCAATATTAGCTCCTGGATTATGTTCCCAGCGATCGCCGACATGAGCATAAATCGAAGTAGTTCTGGGATCGGCATGACCCAGCAAATCTTGCACCTGTCTCAAGTCCGAACCAGTTCTCAGTGCCAGCGTACCGGCAGTATGTCTTAAACTATGGGCGGTAAGAGTTCTACCAGGTGTATGTTTGAGATTGCATTCAATCAAAGCGCGATCGCATATCTCCCGAATACTGCGTCTGGATAATTGACCTCCTTTATTGTTGTTACTAAGCGAGACAAAAACATAATCTGTAGGCTTGATTTTTCTTCTAAGAACTTTGCGTCTCAACTGAAGATAATCTTCTAGCTGAGTTGTCAAATTTTCAGTTAGAGGGACGATTCTGCTACTGCGTTTAGCAGATACTTGTAATCCTGTTTTAATACCCTGCCTGACGATATCTGATACTTTTAGTTGGTGCATTTCAACCGTTCTGCATCCTTCTAAGCTCATAATGCCAATCAAAAGGCGATCGCGCAACAAGCTCAGTCTGTCTTTATTCGTCCTCGCCCGCTCTAATTGAGACTGTAGATGGTCGAGTAGATATTTCAATTCCTCTGCCTCCATAAAGGTAATCTGAGCGGCAGGATCTTTTCTGTCCTTGGGAGCTTTAATCTTTTGAGCGGGATTATTGCCAATCAGCCCATGAGTTTGTGCTGCTTTGTAGAAGATTCTAATAATGTTGAGTTTGGTAGCAATGGTCGAGTTAGCGTATCCCGATTGAACCAAATATTGACGGTATTCCCTAATATCTTCTGCCTCTGCCTCGGTGGGCGAAAGTAAATTATCTCCACACCAATTTAAATACTGCTTGGTTTGAGACAGGTAGTTACGAATGGTATCAGAGGACGCTGCACCATCTCCTACTTCCATCATTAGGAATCGGGCAAAAATGTCTTCTAGGTCAGTGGTTTTCGTTTTAGGGACAACTATAGCTGGTTCTTCCTTGCTCCGTCCTATACGCTGAGGAAACCTCAGACGGGGCATTCGCCCCATCGTCTCGCTTTGCGAGACTGGCAACGCATTCGCGTTGCGTGGCGGTGCGCTTTTTTTCCCTGTATTATTTAATCTGGTTTCTGCTACTGGAACAATCTCAATTTTCATAAGCCAAACTCTTGTTTAATAATTTTCAACGGCAGAAATAACGATAGGGGACTATCCTGAAAAGGAATAAATTCATGCTTGAGATAGAATTGTTTAGCCCTCTCATCAATGGCATCTACTCTTACTGCATAAATACCAATCTCTGATGAGGCTCTGACTATTCTCCAGAGTGCATTGACTAATAGTTCCGTTCCCAATCCCTCTCCCTGACAAGAAATATCTACAGCCAATCTCGACCAATCAATGCTGCTGGTAAGGGATAAGCAGGCAGCTTTCGCCTTTTCTCTTCTGGTAAAGATTGAAAATCAATCGTGCTAGAACTGATTGTGTAATAACCATCAATAATCACGGGCGTATCTGACTTGACAGCAACAAAAGTTTTATTTATCCCCGACTTATCGTTCTGTCTAGCATATCGCTTCAGATATTCATTTAACTCCCAATTGCCACAATCAAAATTTTTACGATTGTGTTTCTTCTCCAAAGGTATGAATTTCCAAAAATCATTCATATTTATTTCGATATTCTGCTATGGCTGACTTTAACTTCCCTTGTAATTTGGGCGGATTAGCCATAGCAGACAGAAATAAGTCGCGATCGCGATCTGTCAAAATAAGTTTTTCTCGCTCTTCTAGATCTTTTTGTGCCTGGGGTAATAAATGTAGCAAGGTATAGGCACTCAAGGATACTCCTAATTGAGAAGCTGCTTTTTCCAACAATGCTTTCTGTTCGGCCGTGACTCTTAAATCGATACGACTATCTTTTGATGAAGCTGACATAACTAAAAGAGCGATACATTACTTTACTATTTTATTCTATATGCGGAAGATATACGTACATTTTATTTAACCTCCGATTAGTGTCCTAATAAGATGTTAAATTAAAACTTTTGTTTCTGTAATTGTTTCTGTATATGCACTGTAGATGCTTAGTATTTCTACAAGCCACAACTGTTATGCAATTGTTATGCAAAAATTAACTGGGAACGTCAGCCGATGCTAAAATTACTTTAATTGTCGGTTAACGCATAAGTTGAAAAAATCATGACAGCAATAAATTTGGCTACTTTTACCGACCGAATCAGCGATACCCAACTCGAACAGCTTTGTGCGGATAATCCAGAGGCGAGATTTGAGACTACTCCATCAGGGGAACTAATTATTATGTCGCCAACAGGTAGCCTAACAGGTGAAAAAAATTCAGATCTTTTAATCCAGATCGGGATTTGGAATCGTCAACACAAATTGGGCAAAATATTTGATTCTTCTACAGGTTTTAAATTGTCTAATGGGGCTACACGTTCTCCTGACGTAAGCTGGATTGAGATAAATCGATGGCTAGCCATACCCAAAGCGCAGCAGCGTAAATTTGCTCCTATCGATCCCGATTTTATCATCGAGTTAATGTCCCCTACCGATGACTTGGATGAGCTACGCAATAAAATGAACGAGTATATTAATTGCGGAGTCAAGTTGGGTTGGTTAATTTGCCCTGATGAGAAGCAGGTAGAAATATATCGTCAGGGACAGGAAAAGGAAGTTTTAGATAATCCTGGTAGTTTGTCTGGGGAAGATGTCTTACCAAAATTGATAGTAGATTTTACAGATATTTTTGCTGATTGATTAAATTGTGGGAAGAAAAGCCGATTCCAAATGCGTTTACTGCGCCAGGAACTATGTCACCGAAGCAGAGGCACAGACCAAGCATCCAGAATGTTATGTTGCTAAAGAGCGTCTTTGCTATTACAAACGCTATCGGTTGAGAAATCGGAGTCAGGTAAATGCTAAGCGTCGTCAAAATTCTGCTAGAGCCAAAGGTATCGAAACACTAGAGCCAATACTACCCGAAGCCTATCGAGCAGAATTAGAAATATATGGCAAAGAAAATCAGTTCGTTCACGCAATCGCACTTAAAATCTATCAGGGTAAGAAACTATCACATCAAATGTCACCCCAGCACACCCAAGGACTCAGACAACCTGAATTAGAAGATTATATTCAAAAACTTTTGGCTTATTTGGAAACAGAATATGGCATAGATTGTTTTGGTTTAATTTATTGGCTAAATCCAACTGATTGTCCCGAATGCAAAATCAATTATTAAGCAACAAGAATTTGAACTGAAGTATTGTGAACTACTCATTTGGCAGTATCATTCAACAAGTTAACTTAATTAATTCATCTCGGTTGCCAGATGAAATCAAACTACGCCAATCGGGTGAGTTGTTTTACCAGGGTAGTCTAAGTATTCTGGCACGAGCAGAAGCAGCCTTAGAAGATTCTCTACAACCAGAAATAGAGCTAACCGACACCAAAATAGATAGTAGCTTTAGTCTATTTTTAGCTTCTTTGACACAACGAAGCATTAGCACTAATTTCTTTAAAAAATATCTCCAACCCAAAGTCAGAGCAGAATACCAACGCGAATCGTCGGTCGCAATTCAAGCTTTAACATCTGGCGAAGCCATAGAAAAATATAGTTTAGAGAAAATAAGTTCGGAGGTTAGTTCCCTGGCTTACGATGAAAATATCAATGCTTGGATAGACAAAGTAGCAGAATGTCTGAGAGGTAATCCTCAAGTTAACACCTTAATTCAGATTGTTAGAGCTACCGATCTATCTACGGCTCAAGTTTTCATTTCTTTACTATTTGGCAACTTTGAACTCGTGCCATCAGAAAACTTCTATGATGGCTTTAAAATTCTCGCTCGAAATATTTAATAAAAGCGACTCAAATGCTTAAAAATTCATAACCACGCACTTGACGACGAATCTGCTGTTTTTGGTACTCTTCCAATCCACATTGATAGTCGGAACAAACTACCGAGTTAGAACGACCGAAATCTAAACTTACAGCACTACCCCAGGTTTTTTTGACAATCCAATCGCCAAAAAGATTTTGACAGAGTTCGACCGTATAAAACCGAGTATTTTTTTGCCAAAACGAACGCTGCCACAGTTCAATTTGATACATAATGTTTCAAAGCCAAAATTGTGAAAGTGAAAAAGCCGAGCCATTAGCAACCTCAGCAAGCTCTAAATTACCGCTCTACCCACATTAAGTTTCATTTAACATTTTACCTGGACGTTCAGGTAAAAACTCATGAAAGCATCTGTTCGATTTCAGTCAAACAAACTTTAACAGTATCTTTAAGAGCCATTAGTTCATCCTGCGAAAAATCTTGAAGTTTTAAACCGTCTATTTGCTTTTGAATCTTTTTAAGTTGTTTTACAGAGGACTTTTCTGTTTTTTTGCCAGAATGCTCCAGCAGAATGTTTTTCACTAAAGACTTTGTTTGAATAAAACTTAACTTTTCTTCAAGCACTTTTTCAACTGCYTTGTCTCTGATAGAGCGGATTTCGCATTCTGCTTTATTGGGCAGATATTTTTGTTTTAATTTGCTGAGAGGAAGAATATGACTACATGGCATTTCTTTCATACGTACCGCAACTTTGAGATCTTCTGGAACTGGATAAAACGCAAGATCTGTTTTTATAAACGATTTAAAATCTATTTGCARTAAAGACAACAAAGTAAGAATTGATACTTGTTCTTGCGAAAATTCCCGTAAAACTGTCTCGTTTTCTCTCAAAACT from Myxosarcina sp. GI1 includes:
- a CDS encoding AI-2E family transporter, whose amino-acid sequence is MFESKFPRWLYWGSLITFIVVNGYFLFPIFRYLQPTLVLIITAALLAFLLNYPVKLLVSWKFKRGYAIALVFLLALIILGTITFTLLPALLQQLYEFPRRLPSWIDSGQAQLQAWKIWATDKNLPFDVTASIVQLEERFATEVRALPSYVINFLIGVFDSSLELLITVVLTFYFLIHGNRFWAGIWQWLPDDWGDRVESSLKQSFENYFIGQATIALLMSVSITTAFLLLKVPFGLLFGLAIGALVLVPLGDILGILSVSLLMGLRSVGLGIEVLVVAIVIDQAIDNTLAPRIFGSLVGLNPIWIIISLLLGAKLGGILGLILAVPLAGAIKRIAESGRISEQ
- a CDS encoding hydroxyisourate hydrolase — encoded protein: MRNLIQSLSAGMIFSLFSTAVYAERISTHVLDVFDVEDPEEHYHVPVVVSPYGYSTYCGN
- a CDS encoding tyrosine-type recombinase/integrase; protein product: MKIEIVPVAETRLNNTGKKSAPPRNANALPVSQSETMGRMPRLRFPQRIGRSKEEPAIVVPKTKTTDLEDIFARFLMMEVGDGAASSDTIRNYLSQTKQYLNWCGDNLLSPTEAEAEDIREYRQYLVQSGYANSTIATKLNIIRIFYKAAQTHGLIGNNPAQKIKAPKDRKDPAAQITFMEAEELKYLLDHLQSQLERARTNKDRLSLLRDRLLIGIMSLEGCRTVEMHQLKVSDIVRQGIKTGLQVSAKRSSRIVPLTENLTTQLEDYLQLRRKVLRRKIKPTDYVFVSLSNNNKGGQLSRRSIREICDRALIECNLKHTPGRTLTAHSLRHTAGTLALRTGSDLRQVQDLLGHADPRTTSIYAHVGDRWEHNPGANIEDKLNLQDKK
- a CDS encoding GNAT family N-acetyltransferase: MAVDISCQGEGLGTELLVNALWRIVRASSEIGIYAVRVDAIDERAKQFYLKHEFIPFQDSPLSLFLPLKIIKQEFGL
- a CDS encoding DUF1778 domain-containing protein — translated: MSASSKDSRIDLRVTAEQKALLEKAASQLGVSLSAYTLLHLLPQAQKDLEEREKLILTDRDRDLFLSAMANPPKLQGKLKSAIAEYRNKYE
- a CDS encoding Uma2 family endonuclease; amino-acid sequence: MTAINLATFTDRISDTQLEQLCADNPEARFETTPSGELIIMSPTGSLTGEKNSDLLIQIGIWNRQHKLGKIFDSSTGFKLSNGATRSPDVSWIEINRWLAIPKAQQRKFAPIDPDFIIELMSPTDDLDELRNKMNEYINCGVKLGWLICPDEKQVEIYRQGQEKEVLDNPGSLSGEDVLPKLIVDFTDIFAD